The following proteins are co-located in the Pseudomonas synxantha genome:
- a CDS encoding GNAT family N-acetyltransferase, producing MTVDWVCKHHDDLGKEQLYAILRLRSEVFVVEQKCVYQDIDSQDLAGDTHHLMAWQDDELVAYLRLLDPESQGGDVVIGRVIVAKVARGSGLGHQMMDEALKRVEDIWPQTPVYLSAQAHLQGYYGRYGFVVAGEEYLEDDIPHIGMRRA from the coding sequence ATGACGGTTGATTGGGTCTGCAAACATCACGACGACTTGGGCAAGGAACAGCTGTACGCCATCCTGCGCCTGCGCAGCGAAGTCTTCGTCGTCGAACAAAAATGCGTCTACCAGGACATAGATAGCCAGGACCTGGCGGGTGACACTCACCACCTCATGGCCTGGCAAGATGATGAGCTGGTGGCCTACCTGCGGTTACTCGACCCGGAGTCCCAGGGCGGCGATGTGGTGATCGGCCGCGTTATCGTAGCAAAGGTGGCACGGGGCAGCGGGCTGGGGCATCAGATGATGGATGAGGCGCTCAAGCGCGTAGAGGATATCTGGCCGCAAACGCCGGTTTACCTGTCGGCCCAAGCGCATTTGCAGGGGTATTACGGGCGGTATGGGTTTGTGGTGGCGGGCGAGGAATACCTGGAAGACGATATTCCACATATCGGTATGCGGCGGGCTTGA
- a CDS encoding winged helix-turn-helix domain-containing protein: MDVSKTKSSFYRRLYVAYLIDSQLASSVPALTEATGMPRRTAQDTIAALADLDIVCEFEQQEGARNHAGNYRIRDWGAIDRRWIEANLAAIKQVLGYP, from the coding sequence ATGGATGTGAGCAAGACCAAAAGCAGCTTCTACCGGCGCCTGTACGTGGCGTACCTGATCGACAGCCAGTTGGCCAGCAGCGTGCCGGCGCTCACCGAAGCCACTGGCATGCCTCGGCGTACGGCCCAGGACACGATTGCGGCGTTGGCGGACCTGGATATCGTCTGCGAGTTTGAGCAGCAAGAGGGAGCGCGCAACCACGCGGGGAATTATCGAATTCGTGATTGGGGCGCGATTGATCGGCGGTGGATCGAGGCCAATCTTGCGGCGATCAAGCAAGTGCTGGGTTATCCCTGA
- a CDS encoding M48 family metallopeptidase, with translation MTALKYLQAYPAALQEQVRQLIAKDQLGAYLEQRYPERHAVQSDKALYAYALALKQEHLRNAPSIDKVLFDNRLDLTHRALGLHTTISRVQGGNLKSKKEIRIASLFKEAAPQFLRMIVVHELAHFKESDHNKAFYKLCQYMMPDYHQVEFDLRVYLTWRDLQGKP, from the coding sequence ATGACCGCGTTGAAATACCTCCAGGCCTATCCCGCTGCGCTCCAGGAGCAAGTGCGCCAACTGATTGCCAAAGACCAGTTGGGCGCCTACCTGGAACAGCGTTACCCCGAACGCCACGCCGTGCAGAGCGACAAGGCCCTGTACGCCTATGCCCTGGCCTTGAAGCAGGAGCACCTGCGCAACGCACCCTCTATCGATAAAGTGCTGTTCGATAACCGGCTGGACCTGACTCATCGCGCCTTGGGTTTGCACACTACGATTTCGCGGGTGCAGGGCGGTAATCTCAAATCCAAGAAGGAGATTCGCATCGCTTCGCTGTTCAAGGAGGCGGCGCCGCAGTTTCTGCGCATGATCGTGGTGCACGAACTGGCCCACTTCAAGGAATCGGACCACAACAAGGCGTTCTACAAACTCTGCCAATACATGATGCCGGACTACCATCAAGTGGAGTTCGACCTGCGGGTCTACCTCACATGGCGAGACCTGCAAGGCAAACCCTGA
- a CDS encoding putative bifunctional diguanylate cyclase/phosphodiesterase, producing the protein MDGAPQPGDASSVLLVVDDYPENLVSMRALLQREDWQVITATSGLEALELLLAHDVDLVLLDVRMPGMDGFEVARLMRGNQRTRMTPIIFLTATAQSPAAVLEGYASGAIDYLFKPFDPHILKPKVQALLEHQRNRRALQCLSHDLELARAFNASILDNAAEGILVVGEGSVIEYANPAISRLLNATMAELQGESFLSFLQKPHVPAWLGFPMYEAYRRGETWRQHDAILRTGRGQQVPVALSCAPLPAEQKAMVVTVLDMSEVRHLHQQLEFQAVTDPLTGLLNRRGFHQAVESTLLRNERNEQALVLLYLDLDGFKRVNDTLGHDAGDRVLRWVSEQMQACLRSYDILGRMGGDEFTALLELEFPEQAAKIAEKLIERVSVCQQVDGLEVMLGVSIGIATFPDCGSDLNGLLRAADIAMYEAKRAGRQQYRYYDQEMNGRARSRLMLEDSVRTAIQNKDFTLVYQPQVCVVDGRLRGVEALLRWQHPSVGDVPPGLFLPLLEEARLISQLSAWIYQQVAAQRQAWQGVFDPELVLSVSLSSSQFNMPNLASQLQQILERYGLQGRQLEVEIGENCLMSNLEESTKQLQLLRRIGVRIALDDFGSGHCSLAHLRDLQFDTLKLDPQLVARLPGSTRDAAMARSIIQLCGHFDVLVIAEGVQTLEQIQWLKANGCTHIQGPWAAAPLMAEDVAGWSYPRLP; encoded by the coding sequence ATGGATGGCGCTCCACAACCCGGCGATGCAAGTTCGGTTCTTCTGGTGGTCGATGACTACCCGGAAAACCTCGTCAGCATGCGTGCGCTGTTGCAACGTGAAGACTGGCAGGTGATCACCGCCACGTCCGGCCTGGAAGCCTTGGAGTTGCTGCTGGCCCACGATGTCGACCTGGTGCTGCTGGACGTGCGCATGCCCGGTATGGACGGCTTTGAGGTGGCGCGCCTGATGCGTGGCAACCAACGCACACGCATGACGCCAATTATCTTCCTGACGGCCACTGCCCAGTCCCCCGCGGCGGTGCTTGAAGGCTATGCCAGCGGAGCGATCGACTACCTGTTCAAGCCGTTTGACCCGCATATCCTCAAGCCCAAGGTGCAGGCATTGCTTGAGCATCAGCGCAACCGCCGTGCCTTGCAGTGCCTGAGCCATGACCTGGAGCTGGCCAGGGCCTTTAATGCCTCGATACTGGATAACGCTGCCGAGGGCATCCTGGTGGTGGGCGAAGGCAGTGTGATCGAGTACGCCAACCCGGCTATCTCGCGTTTGCTGAACGCCACGATGGCTGAGCTGCAGGGCGAGAGTTTCCTGAGTTTCCTGCAAAAACCCCATGTGCCCGCCTGGTTGGGCTTCCCGATGTACGAGGCGTATCGCAGAGGTGAGACATGGCGCCAGCATGACGCCATTTTGCGCACCGGGCGCGGCCAGCAGGTGCCGGTGGCATTGTCCTGTGCGCCGTTGCCCGCCGAGCAGAAGGCCATGGTCGTGACGGTGCTGGACATGTCCGAAGTGCGCCATCTTCATCAGCAACTGGAATTCCAGGCCGTGACCGACCCGTTGACCGGGCTGCTCAATCGTCGTGGATTCCATCAGGCGGTAGAGAGCACCTTGTTGCGCAACGAACGCAACGAGCAGGCGCTGGTCTTGCTGTACCTGGACTTGGATGGCTTCAAGCGGGTCAACGATACGCTGGGCCACGACGCTGGCGACCGGGTGCTGCGCTGGGTGTCGGAACAGATGCAAGCCTGTCTGCGCTCCTACGACATTCTCGGGCGCATGGGCGGGGACGAGTTCACCGCGTTGCTTGAGTTGGAATTTCCCGAACAGGCGGCGAAGATCGCGGAAAAGCTCATCGAGCGAGTCTCTGTGTGCCAGCAGGTCGACGGTTTGGAGGTGATGCTCGGGGTCAGTATCGGGATCGCGACGTTCCCGGATTGTGGCTCGGACCTGAATGGTCTGTTACGAGCGGCGGACATTGCGATGTACGAAGCCAAGCGGGCCGGCCGTCAGCAGTATCGTTATTACGACCAGGAAATGAACGGCCGTGCCCGTTCGCGGCTGATGCTTGAAGACAGCGTGCGCACCGCCATTCAAAACAAGGATTTCACCCTGGTGTACCAGCCCCAGGTTTGTGTTGTGGATGGACGTTTGCGCGGTGTCGAAGCGTTGTTGCGCTGGCAGCATCCGAGCGTCGGCGATGTACCGCCGGGTCTGTTCTTGCCGCTGCTGGAAGAGGCGCGGTTGATCAGCCAGTTGAGCGCCTGGATCTACCAGCAAGTCGCTGCCCAGCGCCAAGCCTGGCAGGGCGTCTTCGACCCTGAGCTGGTGCTGAGCGTGAGCCTGAGCAGCAGCCAGTTCAATATGCCCAACCTGGCCAGCCAACTGCAGCAGATCCTGGAGCGATATGGGCTGCAGGGGCGACAACTGGAGGTGGAAATCGGCGAGAACTGCCTGATGAGTAACCTGGAGGAGTCGACCAAACAGCTGCAGCTATTGCGCCGGATTGGGGTGCGTATTGCCCTGGATGACTTTGGTTCAGGTCACTGTTCATTGGCCCATTTGCGGGACTTGCAGTTCGATACCCTCAAGCTTGACCCGCAACTGGTGGCGCGCCTGCCCGGTTCGACGCGGGATGCGGCGATGGCACGCAGCATCATCCAGTTGTGTGGGCATTTTGATGTGCTGGTGATTGCCGAGGGGGTGCAGACCCTTGAGCAAATCCAGTGGCTCAAAGCCAATGGTTGCACGCACATCCAGGGGCCGTGGGCGGCGGCGCCATTGATGGCCGAGGACGTTGCTGGTTGGTCGTACCCGCGTTTGCCTTGA
- a CDS encoding polysaccharide lyase family 7 protein: MIDLSTWNLSIPVGSPPTTIDTPRLLSGFNDQYFQAEGSDVQFWTPVTGTRTENAIYPRSELRETYADGRLRNWTYPEADNFLRATLAVNQVPSSGKIVIGQIHAYDSQKPLIKLEYQFKEKTQTGNIVAKVRMRPDEAESRVIIVASNVPLEKSFTYVINLNKAGLLSVYAADSEWNERIGAAWGDKPLYFKAGVYVQDNSGDSQEGARVTFAKLDIDHE, from the coding sequence ATGATCGACCTTTCCACCTGGAACCTCAGCATTCCGGTCGGCTCCCCGCCCACGACCATCGACACCCCGAGGCTACTGAGCGGCTTCAACGATCAATACTTCCAGGCCGAAGGCAGCGACGTGCAGTTCTGGACCCCCGTTACCGGCACCCGCACCGAAAACGCCATCTACCCGCGTAGCGAACTGCGCGAAACCTACGCCGACGGCCGCCTGCGCAACTGGACCTACCCCGAGGCCGACAACTTTCTGCGCGCCACCCTGGCGGTCAATCAGGTGCCCTCGTCCGGCAAAATCGTGATCGGCCAGATCCACGCCTATGACAGCCAAAAGCCGCTGATTAAGCTGGAGTACCAGTTCAAGGAAAAAACCCAGACCGGCAATATCGTCGCCAAGGTGCGCATGCGCCCGGATGAAGCCGAAAGCCGGGTGATAATCGTCGCCTCCAATGTGCCGCTGGAGAAGAGCTTCACCTACGTGATCAACCTGAACAAAGCCGGGCTGCTCAGCGTGTATGCCGCCGACAGTGAGTGGAATGAACGCATCGGCGCGGCCTGGGGCGACAAGCCGTTGTACTTCAAGGCGGGGGTGTATGTGCAGGACAACAGTGGGGACAGCCAGGAGGGGGCACGGGTGACGTTTGCGAAGTTGGATATTGATCACGAGTAA
- the fba gene encoding class II fructose-bisphosphate aldolase (catalyzes the reversible aldol condensation of dihydroxyacetonephosphate and glyceraldehyde 3-phosphate in the Calvin cycle, glycolysis, and/or gluconeogenesis): MALISMRQMLDHAAEFGYGVPAFNVNNLEQMRAIMEAADKTDSPVIVQASAGARKYAGAPFLRHLILAAIEEFPHIPVCMHQDHGTSPDVCQRSIQLGFSSVMMDGSLGEDGKTPTDYEYNVRVTQQTVAMAHACGVSVEGELGCLGSLETGMAGEEDGIGAEGVLDHSQMLTDPEEAADFVKKTQVDALAIAIGTSHGAYKFTKPPTGDVLAIDRIKEIHKRIPNTHLVMHGSSSVPQEWLAIINQYGGDIKETYGVPVEEIVEGIKYGVRKVNIDTDLRLASTGAMRRLMATNPSEFDPRKFFGATVTAMRDVCIARYEAFGTAGNASKIKPISLEAMYQRYLKGELNAKVN, translated from the coding sequence ATGGCACTTATCAGCATGCGTCAAATGCTGGACCACGCAGCCGAGTTCGGCTACGGCGTCCCAGCCTTTAACGTCAACAACCTTGAGCAGATGCGCGCCATCATGGAAGCCGCTGACAAGACCGACTCCCCAGTGATCGTCCAGGCTTCGGCCGGTGCGCGCAAATATGCCGGCGCCCCGTTCCTGCGTCACCTGATCCTCGCCGCCATCGAAGAATTCCCGCATATCCCGGTGTGCATGCACCAGGACCACGGCACCAGCCCTGACGTGTGCCAGCGCTCCATCCAGCTGGGTTTCAGCTCGGTGATGATGGACGGCTCCCTCGGCGAAGACGGCAAGACCCCGACCGACTACGAGTACAACGTGCGCGTGACCCAACAAACCGTCGCCATGGCTCACGCCTGCGGCGTATCGGTTGAAGGTGAGCTGGGTTGCCTGGGTTCGTTGGAAACCGGCATGGCCGGTGAAGAAGACGGCATCGGCGCCGAAGGCGTGCTTGATCACAGCCAGATGCTGACCGACCCGGAAGAAGCGGCCGACTTCGTCAAGAAGACCCAGGTCGACGCCCTGGCCATCGCCATCGGCACCAGCCACGGCGCCTACAAGTTCACCAAGCCGCCTACCGGCGACGTGCTGGCCATCGACCGCATCAAGGAAATCCATAAGCGCATCCCCAACACCCACCTGGTGATGCACGGTTCTTCCTCGGTACCGCAAGAGTGGCTGGCGATCATCAACCAATACGGCGGCGACATCAAAGAAACCTACGGCGTACCGGTTGAAGAAATCGTCGAAGGCATCAAGTACGGCGTGCGTAAGGTCAACATCGATACTGACCTGCGTCTGGCCTCGACGGGTGCAATGCGCCGCCTGATGGCGACTAACCCGAGCGAATTTGACCCACGTAAATTCTTCGGTGCTACTGTGACGGCGATGCGCGATGTGTGTATTGCTCGCTACGAAGCGTTTGGTACTGCGGGTAATGCGTCGAAGATCAAGCCGATTTCGTTGGAAGCGATGTACCAGCGGTATTTGAAAGGTGAGTTGAACGCTAAGGTGAATTGA
- a CDS encoding MliC family protein, translating to MKGVFALAALALLAGCSSMNMFNKAEPADKWTTWTCDSKAEVNWRFANQARSEVDVRLGGSDQVYRLKQEVSASGVLYSDGQLAFHTKGEEGLVYWVATDDLIGRGCKAQ from the coding sequence ATGAAAGGCGTTTTCGCCCTGGCAGCCCTGGCCCTGTTGGCTGGCTGCAGCAGCATGAACATGTTTAACAAGGCAGAGCCTGCCGATAAGTGGACCACCTGGACCTGCGACAGCAAGGCCGAGGTCAACTGGCGCTTTGCCAACCAGGCCCGTAGCGAGGTGGATGTACGCCTCGGTGGTTCGGACCAGGTTTACCGTCTCAAGCAGGAGGTTTCCGCCTCGGGCGTGTTGTACAGCGACGGCCAGTTGGCGTTTCACACCAAAGGTGAGGAAGGCCTGGTTTACTGGGTGGCCACCGATGATTTGATCGGGCGCGGTTGCAAAGCTCAGTGA
- a CDS encoding phosphoglycerate kinase — protein MTVLKMTDLDLQGKRVLIREDLNVPVKDGVVTSDARILASLPTIKLALEKGAAVMVCSHLGRPTEGEFSAENSLKPVAEYLSKALGRDVPLVADYLGGVDVKPGDIVLFENVRFNKGEKKNSDELAQQYAALCDVFVMDAFGTAHRAEGSTHGVAKFAKVAAAGPLLAAELDALGKALGAPAQPMAAIVAGSKVSTKLDVLNSLSQICNQLIVGGGIANTFLAAAGHPVGKSLYEPDLLDTARAIAAKVSVPLPVDVVVAKEFAESAEATVKLIADVAADDMILDIGPQTAANFAELLKASQTILWNGPVGVFEFDQFGNGTKVLAKAIAESSAFSIAGGGDTLAAIDKYGVADQISYISTGGGAFLEFVEGKVLPAVEVLETRAKG, from the coding sequence ATGACCGTGTTGAAGATGACCGACCTCGATCTGCAAGGTAAACGCGTACTGATCCGCGAAGACCTCAACGTCCCAGTCAAGGACGGTGTTGTCACCAGCGATGCGCGAATCCTGGCCTCGCTGCCGACCATCAAGCTGGCCCTGGAAAAAGGCGCAGCGGTGATGGTCTGCTCCCACTTGGGTCGCCCGACCGAAGGTGAGTTTTCTGCCGAAAACAGCCTCAAGCCGGTAGCTGAATACCTGAGCAAGGCCCTGGGCCGTGACGTGCCGTTGGTGGCTGACTACCTGGGTGGTGTTGATGTTAAGCCTGGCGATATCGTGCTGTTCGAAAACGTGCGCTTCAACAAGGGCGAGAAGAAGAACAGCGACGAACTGGCCCAGCAATACGCGGCGCTGTGTGACGTGTTTGTGATGGACGCTTTCGGCACTGCACACCGCGCCGAAGGTTCGACCCACGGCGTAGCCAAGTTCGCCAAGGTTGCCGCTGCCGGCCCGCTGCTGGCCGCTGAACTGGATGCATTGGGCAAGGCCTTGGGCGCTCCGGCCCAGCCGATGGCCGCCATCGTCGCCGGCTCCAAGGTCTCCACCAAGCTGGATGTACTCAATAGCCTCAGCCAGATCTGCAACCAGTTGATCGTCGGCGGCGGCATCGCCAACACCTTCCTGGCCGCAGCCGGCCATCCGGTGGGCAAGTCCCTGTACGAGCCGGATCTGTTGGATACCGCCCGCGCCATCGCCGCCAAAGTCAGCGTGCCATTGCCGGTGGACGTGGTCGTAGCCAAAGAGTTCGCTGAAAGCGCCGAAGCCACCGTCAAGCTCATCGCTGACGTGGCCGCTGACGACATGATCCTGGATATCGGCCCGCAAACTGCGGCCAACTTCGCCGAACTGCTCAAGGCATCCCAGACTATCCTGTGGAATGGTCCGGTGGGCGTGTTCGAGTTCGACCAGTTCGGCAACGGCACAAAGGTACTGGCCAAGGCGATCGCTGAAAGCTCGGCTTTCTCCATTGCCGGCGGTGGTGACACTCTGGCGGCCATCGATAAATACGGCGTTGCTGATCAGATCTCCTACATTTCTACCGGTGGCGGCGCGTTCCTCGAGTTCGTCGAGGGCAAGGTGCTGCCAGCCGTGGAAGTGCTGGAAACCCGAGCCAAGGGCTAA
- the epd gene encoding erythrose-4-phosphate dehydrogenase: MPQPRPYKVALNGYGRIGRCVLRALFERGTAAGFEIVAINDLADMASIEYLTRFDSTHGRFPGEVRVDGDCLHINGDCVKVLRSATPEGIDWAALGVDLVLECSGAYHTRADGQRFLDAGAPRVLFSQPMASEADVDATIVYGINQDCLTGDELLVSNASCTTNCSVPLLRLLDQAIGVDYVSITTIHSAMNDQPVIDAYHHEDLRRTRSAFQSVIPVSTGLARGIERLLPELAGRIQAKAVRVPTVNVSCLDITMQTVSDTDATEVNRILREAATSGPLKGLLAYTELPHASCDFNHDPHSAIVDASQTRVSGPRLVNILAWFDNEWGFANRMLDVAEHYLHIASKQPQQ; this comes from the coding sequence ATGCCCCAACCGCGTCCTTACAAAGTTGCACTCAACGGCTACGGCCGCATTGGTCGTTGCGTCTTGCGTGCGCTGTTCGAGCGAGGGACGGCGGCCGGGTTTGAAATTGTCGCGATCAACGATCTGGCCGATATGGCCAGCATCGAATACCTGACACGCTTTGACTCCACCCACGGCCGCTTTCCCGGCGAAGTGCGGGTCGACGGCGATTGTCTGCATATCAATGGCGACTGCGTGAAAGTGTTGCGCAGTGCCACCCCCGAGGGCATCGACTGGGCGGCGCTGGGCGTCGACCTGGTGTTGGAATGCTCCGGTGCCTATCACACCCGTGCCGATGGCCAGCGTTTTCTCGATGCCGGTGCGCCGCGTGTGCTGTTTTCCCAGCCGATGGCCAGCGAGGCGGATGTGGACGCCACCATCGTCTACGGCATCAACCAGGATTGCCTGACTGGCGATGAACTGCTGGTGTCCAACGCTTCGTGTACCACCAACTGCAGCGTGCCGCTGTTGCGCTTGCTGGATCAGGCGATCGGTGTGGATTACGTGTCGATCACCACGATTCACTCGGCAATGAACGACCAGCCGGTGATTGACGCTTATCACCACGAAGACCTGCGCCGTACGCGTTCGGCGTTCCAGTCGGTGATTCCGGTGTCCACAGGTTTAGCTCGCGGCATCGAGCGACTGTTGCCGGAACTTGCCGGGCGAATCCAGGCCAAAGCCGTACGGGTGCCGACGGTGAATGTGTCTTGCCTGGATATCACCATGCAAACCGTCAGCGACACCGATGCGACGGAGGTCAACCGGATCCTGCGCGAGGCCGCCACCAGCGGCCCGCTCAAAGGCCTGCTGGCCTACACCGAGTTGCCCCACGCCAGTTGCGATTTCAACCATGACCCGCATTCGGCGATTGTCGATGCCAGCCAGACTCGCGTTTCCGGCCCGAGGCTGGTGAACATCCTGGCCTGGTTCGACAACGAATGGGGCTTTGCCAACCGAATGCTGGATGTTGCGGAACATTATCTGCACATCGCCTCTAAACAACCTCAACAGTAA